One part of the Bacillus rossius redtenbacheri isolate Brsri chromosome 18, Brsri_v3, whole genome shotgun sequence genome encodes these proteins:
- the LOC134541396 gene encoding clumping factor A-like produces MRWTPLLLLLGALALGAAGSPVSAPATRDDGAPAAPQPDPGRRAAESPGAGQARQAAAPAASDDDDDDDDDDDVDLDLEDDDDDDDEDDDDEDTADDDDDDDEDYFERFFDDILGDDDDEEDDSPSVAAVLPVAAAPVAAAPVPVAAAADQAQAQAATSPAAVRPGSALPDDIDPADYDQSPAYDEGEPAAEEQAANTPVTIDLTSAPDQGLKDKPQAAPAPAPTPAAVVAAAPAAASSTADDDDDDDDDEDDFDVDLTDDDDEDEDEDEDEDDDDDDDDDEDDLEDVVGDTDIDAKRSQRSRAMTAGKPGAVPPVYISKYNRFVDNVLGRINRVLKKNYDPVNVRLHPPSDSKNNNKNSNKNKKKGNKKKTGGIKSREGETPAPATNGSAVAAMQRNATEALAAAVAAVSEQLAGAQRPSQRLVPVHTVQKRGRANKNNDNNKNKKRTSNRTRPGAKATLYGLSSLKRDGDVTVNMMSSHNTIKTKFTIGPLMLKVEKEFGRGAKKDIRSATATTTEMSGRMNLRVVHGGAATLHSIRVMQPRQVRVESMDDHDKTREYIWRRSSNIARVVSQKLTNATRSMLQPPPVTTNFMSAIFS; encoded by the exons ATGAGGTGGACGCCGCTGCTCTTGCTGCTGGGCGCGCTGGCCCTGGGCGCCGCGGGCTCCCCCGTTTCGGCGCCGGCGACGCGCGACGACGGCGCGCCAGCGGCCCCGCAGCCCGACCCGGGGCGCCGGGCGGCGGAGTCCCCGGGCGCGGGGCAGGCGCGCCaggccgccgcccccgccgcctcggacgacgacgatgacgatgATGACGACGATGACGTGGACCTGGATCTGgaagacgacgacgacgatgacgacgaAGACGATGACGATGAAGACACGGCCGATgatgacgacgacgacgacgaggaTTACTTCGAGAGGTTCTTCGACGACATCCTCGGAG ACGACGACGACGAGGAGGACGACAGCCCGAGCGTAGCGGCAGTCCTGCCTGTGGCGGCGGCGCCGGTGGCAGCGGCCCCCGTGCccgtggcggcggcggcggaccAGGCCCAGGCCCAGGCGGCGACGTCTCCGGCGGCCGTCAGACCAGGTAGCGCCCTGCCCGACGACATCGACCCCGCCGACTACGACCAGTCGCCCGCCTACGACGAGGGCGAGCCGGCGGCGGAGGAGCAGGCGGCCAACACGCCCGTCACCATCGACCTGACCTCCGCCCCCGACCAGGGCCTCAAGGACAAGCCCCAGGCGGCGCCCGCCCCGGCGCCCACCCCCGCCGCTGTCGTGGCAGCGGCGCCCGCAGCCGCCTCCAGCAccgccgacgacgacgacgacgatgacgacgaCGAGGACGACTTCGACGTGGACCTGAccgacgacgacgacgaagacGAGGATGAGGACGAGGACGAAgatgacgacgacgacgacgacgacgatgaaGACGATCTGGAGGATGTCGTCGGGGACACCGACATAGATGCCAAGAGATCGCAGAGATCAC GCGCCATGACGGCGGGCAAGCCCGGCGCGGTGCCGCCCGTCTACATCTCCAAGTACAATCGCTTCGTGGACAACGTGCTGGGGAGGATCAACCGCGTGCTCAAGAAGAACTACGACCCGGTGAACGTGCGGCTGCACCCGCCCTCCGACTCCAAGAACAACAACAAGAACAGCAACAAGAacaagaagaagggaaacaagaaGAAGACCGGTGGCATCAAGTCCCGCGAGGGAGAGACGCCGGCACCAGCGAC GAATGGCAGTGCAGTAGCTGCCATGCAGAGGAACGCCACAGAGGCACTGGCGGCGGCGGTGGCAGCAGTGTCGGAGCAGCTGGCTGGTGCCCAGAGGCCCTCACAGCGTCTGGTGCCTGTGCATACTGTGCAGAAGAGAGGTCGTGCCAACAAAAACAACGACAACAACAAGAACAAGAAG AGGACGTCCAACAGGACGCGGCCAGGCGCCAAGGCCACCCTGTACGGCTTGTCCTCGCTCAAGAGGGATGGTGACGTCACCGTCAACATGATGAGCTCACACAACACCATCAAGACCAAGTTCACCATCGGCCCGCTCATGCTCAAGGTGGAGAAGGAG TTCGGCCGTGGCGCCAAGAAGGACATCCGCAGCGCCACAGCCACCACCACGGAGATGTCTGGGAGAATGAACCTAAGGGTGGTGCACGGTGGGGCGGCCACGCTACACTCCATCCGTGTCATGCAGCCCAGACAG GTGCGGGTGGAGAGCATGGATGACCACGACAAGACGCGGGAGTACATCTGGCGTCGCTCCAGCAACATCGCGCGGGTCGTGTCCCAGAAGCTGACCAACGCGACGCGGTCCATGCTGCAGCCGCCACCGGTCACTACCAACTTCATGTCCGCGATATTCTCGTGA